Proteins encoded within one genomic window of Acomys russatus chromosome 5, mAcoRus1.1, whole genome shotgun sequence:
- the Rabep2 gene encoding rab GTPase-binding effector protein 2 isoform X2 — protein MAAAAPATLGEDRRHRRPVAAPDPQPQEEQNDTSESSELCRLRAELAGALAEMETMKAVAEVSESTKAEAVAAVQRQCQEEVASLQAILKDSISSYETQIAALKQERQQQQQDSEEKERELGHLKQLLARAHPLDSLEKQMEKAHEDSEKLREIVVPMEQEIAELKVKLLRAEELIQEIQRRPRQSASLHGSTELLPLSGNPSPPLEPLEEPSGDAGPAAEAFAHNCDDSASISSFSLGGAAGSTSLRGPQGLSPEQEETASLVSTGTLVPEGIYLPPPGYQLVPDSQWEQLQLEGRQLQKDLESVSRERDELQEGLRKSNEDCAKQMQVLLAQVQNSEQLLRTLQGTVSQAQERVQLQMAELATSHKCLHHEVKRLNEENQGLRAEQLPPSTLQGPRQWEDKGEALPNSVQELHLLVQNTQQQARARQQAQEHEAERLRIEIVKLREALEEETVAKASLEGQLRVQREETASLCSLRIETERVQQEQNKAQLTDLLSEQRAKALRLQAELETSEQVQRDFVRLSQALQVRLEQIRQAETLEQVRSILDEAPLRDIRDIKDS, from the exons ATGGCAGCAGCTGCGCCAGCAACCCTAGGTGAGGACCGGAGGCACCGGCGGCCAGTGGCCG CGCCAGATCCCCAGCCCCAAGAGGAGCAAAATGATACATCCGAGTCAAGTGAGCTCTGCCGGCTTCGTGCTGAACTGGCCGGTGCACTGGCAGAAATGGAGACCATGAAGGCTGTGGCGGAGGTGAGCGAGAGCACCAAGGCGGAGGCGGTGGCTGCAGTGCAGAGACAGTGCCAAGAGGAGGTGGCTTCCCTACAGGCCATCTTGAAAG ACTCCATCAGCAGCTACGAGACCCAGATCGCAGCCCTGAAAcaggagcggcagcagcagcagcaggactctgaggagaaggagcGAGAACTAGGCCACCTCAAACAGCTGCTGGCCCGGGCCCACCCCTTGGACTCCTTGGAGAAGCAGATGGAAAAG GCTCATGAAGACTCAGAGAAGCTCCGGGAGATTGTGGTACCCATGGAGCAGGAGATTGCAGAGCTGAAGGTGAAGCTGCTGAGGGCGGAAGAGCTGATCCAAGAGATCCAG AGACGACCAAGGCAGTCTGCCTCCCTGCACGGCTCCACGGAGTTGCTTCCACTATCAGGGAACCCCTCGCCCCCACTGGAACCCTTGGAGGAGCCAAGCGGAGATGCAGGCCCAGCTGCTGAGGCCTTTGCCCACAACTGCGATGACAgtgcctccatctcttccttctccctcggTGGAGCAGCCGGTAGTACCTCCCTGCGAGGCCCTCAGGGCCTCAGCCCTGAGCAGGAGGAGACAGCTTCTCTGGTGTCTACTGGCACTCTGGTCCCAGAGGGCATCTACCTACCCCCTCCTGGGTACCAGCTTGTTCCAGATAGCCAGTGGGAGCAGCTGCAGCTAGAG GGGCGGCAGCTGCAGAAGGACCTGGAAAGTGTCAGCCGTGAGCGGGACGAGCTGCAGGAGGGACTGAGGAAGAGCAATGAGGACTGTGCCAAGCAA ATGCAGGTGCTCCTGGCCCAGGTGcagaactcagagcagctgcttCGAACTCTGCAAGGAACCGTGAGCCAGGCCCAAGAGCGTGTGCAGCTGCAGATG GCAGAACTGGCCACTTCTCACAAGTGCCTGCACCATGAGGTTAAAAGGctaaatgaagaaaatcaaggGCTGCGGGCTGAGCAGCtgccaccctccaccctccagggCCCGAGGCAGTGGGAGGACAAGGGTGAGGCGCTCCCAAACTCCGTACAG GAGCTGCATCTGCTGGTGCAGAATACCCAGCAACAGGCGCGTGCGCGGCAACAGGCACAGGAGCACGAGGCTGAGCGCCTGCGCATTGAAATCGTGAAGCTGCGGGaggccctggaggaggagacagtagccaaggctagcctggaggGACAGCTGAGGGTGCAGCGAGAAGAGACAG catccctgtgCAGCCTGAGGATAGAGACAGAGCGGGTCCAGCAAGAACAAAACAAG GCCCAGCTCACAGACCTCCTCTCCGAACAGAGGGCTAAGGCGCTGCGGCTGCAGGCCGAGCTGGAGACCAGCGAACAGGTGCAGAGGGACTTCGTGCGACTGTCCCAGGCCCTACAG GTGCGCCTGGAGCAGATCCGCCAAGCAGAGACTCTGGAGCAAGTGCGCAGCATCCTGGACGAGGCACCCCTCAGGGACATCAGGGACATTAAGGACTCCTGA
- the Rabep2 gene encoding rab GTPase-binding effector protein 2 isoform X1 produces MAAAAPATLGEDRRHRRPVAAPDPQPQEEQNDTSESSELCRLRAELAGALAEMETMKAVAEVSESTKAEAVAAVQRQCQEEVASLQAILKDSISSYETQIAALKQERQQQQQDSEEKERELGHLKQLLARAHPLDSLEKQMEKAHEDSEKLREIVVPMEQEIAELKVKLLRAEELIQEIQRRPRQSASLHGSTELLPLSGNPSPPLEPLEEPSGDAGPAAEAFAHNCDDSASISSFSLGGAAGSTSLRGPQGLSPEQEETASLVSTGTLVPEGIYLPPPGYQLVPDSQWEQLQLEGRQLQKDLESVSRERDELQEGLRKSNEDCAKQMQVLLAQVQNSEQLLRTLQGTVSQAQERVQLQMAELATSHKCLHHEVKRLNEENQGLRAEQLPPSTLQGPRQWEDKGEALPNSVQELHLLVQNTQQQARARQQAQEHEAERLRIEIVKLREALEEETVAKASLEGQLRVQREETDVLEASLCSLRIETERVQQEQNKAQLTDLLSEQRAKALRLQAELETSEQVQRDFVRLSQALQVRLEQIRQAETLEQVRSILDEAPLRDIRDIKDS; encoded by the exons ATGGCAGCAGCTGCGCCAGCAACCCTAGGTGAGGACCGGAGGCACCGGCGGCCAGTGGCCG CGCCAGATCCCCAGCCCCAAGAGGAGCAAAATGATACATCCGAGTCAAGTGAGCTCTGCCGGCTTCGTGCTGAACTGGCCGGTGCACTGGCAGAAATGGAGACCATGAAGGCTGTGGCGGAGGTGAGCGAGAGCACCAAGGCGGAGGCGGTGGCTGCAGTGCAGAGACAGTGCCAAGAGGAGGTGGCTTCCCTACAGGCCATCTTGAAAG ACTCCATCAGCAGCTACGAGACCCAGATCGCAGCCCTGAAAcaggagcggcagcagcagcagcaggactctgaggagaaggagcGAGAACTAGGCCACCTCAAACAGCTGCTGGCCCGGGCCCACCCCTTGGACTCCTTGGAGAAGCAGATGGAAAAG GCTCATGAAGACTCAGAGAAGCTCCGGGAGATTGTGGTACCCATGGAGCAGGAGATTGCAGAGCTGAAGGTGAAGCTGCTGAGGGCGGAAGAGCTGATCCAAGAGATCCAG AGACGACCAAGGCAGTCTGCCTCCCTGCACGGCTCCACGGAGTTGCTTCCACTATCAGGGAACCCCTCGCCCCCACTGGAACCCTTGGAGGAGCCAAGCGGAGATGCAGGCCCAGCTGCTGAGGCCTTTGCCCACAACTGCGATGACAgtgcctccatctcttccttctccctcggTGGAGCAGCCGGTAGTACCTCCCTGCGAGGCCCTCAGGGCCTCAGCCCTGAGCAGGAGGAGACAGCTTCTCTGGTGTCTACTGGCACTCTGGTCCCAGAGGGCATCTACCTACCCCCTCCTGGGTACCAGCTTGTTCCAGATAGCCAGTGGGAGCAGCTGCAGCTAGAG GGGCGGCAGCTGCAGAAGGACCTGGAAAGTGTCAGCCGTGAGCGGGACGAGCTGCAGGAGGGACTGAGGAAGAGCAATGAGGACTGTGCCAAGCAA ATGCAGGTGCTCCTGGCCCAGGTGcagaactcagagcagctgcttCGAACTCTGCAAGGAACCGTGAGCCAGGCCCAAGAGCGTGTGCAGCTGCAGATG GCAGAACTGGCCACTTCTCACAAGTGCCTGCACCATGAGGTTAAAAGGctaaatgaagaaaatcaaggGCTGCGGGCTGAGCAGCtgccaccctccaccctccagggCCCGAGGCAGTGGGAGGACAAGGGTGAGGCGCTCCCAAACTCCGTACAG GAGCTGCATCTGCTGGTGCAGAATACCCAGCAACAGGCGCGTGCGCGGCAACAGGCACAGGAGCACGAGGCTGAGCGCCTGCGCATTGAAATCGTGAAGCTGCGGGaggccctggaggaggagacagtagccaaggctagcctggaggGACAGCTGAGGGTGCAGCGAGAAGAGACAG ACGTGCTAGAGG catccctgtgCAGCCTGAGGATAGAGACAGAGCGGGTCCAGCAAGAACAAAACAAG GCCCAGCTCACAGACCTCCTCTCCGAACAGAGGGCTAAGGCGCTGCGGCTGCAGGCCGAGCTGGAGACCAGCGAACAGGTGCAGAGGGACTTCGTGCGACTGTCCCAGGCCCTACAG GTGCGCCTGGAGCAGATCCGCCAAGCAGAGACTCTGGAGCAAGTGCGCAGCATCCTGGACGAGGCACCCCTCAGGGACATCAGGGACATTAAGGACTCCTGA
- the Rabep2 gene encoding rab GTPase-binding effector protein 2 isoform X3 yields the protein MAAAAPATLAPDPQPQEEQNDTSESSELCRLRAELAGALAEMETMKAVAEVSESTKAEAVAAVQRQCQEEVASLQAILKDSISSYETQIAALKQERQQQQQDSEEKERELGHLKQLLARAHPLDSLEKQMEKAHEDSEKLREIVVPMEQEIAELKVKLLRAEELIQEIQRRPRQSASLHGSTELLPLSGNPSPPLEPLEEPSGDAGPAAEAFAHNCDDSASISSFSLGGAAGSTSLRGPQGLSPEQEETASLVSTGTLVPEGIYLPPPGYQLVPDSQWEQLQLEGRQLQKDLESVSRERDELQEGLRKSNEDCAKQMQVLLAQVQNSEQLLRTLQGTVSQAQERVQLQMAELATSHKCLHHEVKRLNEENQGLRAEQLPPSTLQGPRQWEDKGEALPNSVQELHLLVQNTQQQARARQQAQEHEAERLRIEIVKLREALEEETVAKASLEGQLRVQREETDVLEASLCSLRIETERVQQEQNKAQLTDLLSEQRAKALRLQAELETSEQVQRDFVRLSQALQVRLEQIRQAETLEQVRSILDEAPLRDIRDIKDS from the exons ATGGCAGCAGCTGCGCCAGCAACCCTAG CGCCAGATCCCCAGCCCCAAGAGGAGCAAAATGATACATCCGAGTCAAGTGAGCTCTGCCGGCTTCGTGCTGAACTGGCCGGTGCACTGGCAGAAATGGAGACCATGAAGGCTGTGGCGGAGGTGAGCGAGAGCACCAAGGCGGAGGCGGTGGCTGCAGTGCAGAGACAGTGCCAAGAGGAGGTGGCTTCCCTACAGGCCATCTTGAAAG ACTCCATCAGCAGCTACGAGACCCAGATCGCAGCCCTGAAAcaggagcggcagcagcagcagcaggactctgaggagaaggagcGAGAACTAGGCCACCTCAAACAGCTGCTGGCCCGGGCCCACCCCTTGGACTCCTTGGAGAAGCAGATGGAAAAG GCTCATGAAGACTCAGAGAAGCTCCGGGAGATTGTGGTACCCATGGAGCAGGAGATTGCAGAGCTGAAGGTGAAGCTGCTGAGGGCGGAAGAGCTGATCCAAGAGATCCAG AGACGACCAAGGCAGTCTGCCTCCCTGCACGGCTCCACGGAGTTGCTTCCACTATCAGGGAACCCCTCGCCCCCACTGGAACCCTTGGAGGAGCCAAGCGGAGATGCAGGCCCAGCTGCTGAGGCCTTTGCCCACAACTGCGATGACAgtgcctccatctcttccttctccctcggTGGAGCAGCCGGTAGTACCTCCCTGCGAGGCCCTCAGGGCCTCAGCCCTGAGCAGGAGGAGACAGCTTCTCTGGTGTCTACTGGCACTCTGGTCCCAGAGGGCATCTACCTACCCCCTCCTGGGTACCAGCTTGTTCCAGATAGCCAGTGGGAGCAGCTGCAGCTAGAG GGGCGGCAGCTGCAGAAGGACCTGGAAAGTGTCAGCCGTGAGCGGGACGAGCTGCAGGAGGGACTGAGGAAGAGCAATGAGGACTGTGCCAAGCAA ATGCAGGTGCTCCTGGCCCAGGTGcagaactcagagcagctgcttCGAACTCTGCAAGGAACCGTGAGCCAGGCCCAAGAGCGTGTGCAGCTGCAGATG GCAGAACTGGCCACTTCTCACAAGTGCCTGCACCATGAGGTTAAAAGGctaaatgaagaaaatcaaggGCTGCGGGCTGAGCAGCtgccaccctccaccctccagggCCCGAGGCAGTGGGAGGACAAGGGTGAGGCGCTCCCAAACTCCGTACAG GAGCTGCATCTGCTGGTGCAGAATACCCAGCAACAGGCGCGTGCGCGGCAACAGGCACAGGAGCACGAGGCTGAGCGCCTGCGCATTGAAATCGTGAAGCTGCGGGaggccctggaggaggagacagtagccaaggctagcctggaggGACAGCTGAGGGTGCAGCGAGAAGAGACAG ACGTGCTAGAGG catccctgtgCAGCCTGAGGATAGAGACAGAGCGGGTCCAGCAAGAACAAAACAAG GCCCAGCTCACAGACCTCCTCTCCGAACAGAGGGCTAAGGCGCTGCGGCTGCAGGCCGAGCTGGAGACCAGCGAACAGGTGCAGAGGGACTTCGTGCGACTGTCCCAGGCCCTACAG GTGCGCCTGGAGCAGATCCGCCAAGCAGAGACTCTGGAGCAAGTGCGCAGCATCCTGGACGAGGCACCCCTCAGGGACATCAGGGACATTAAGGACTCCTGA